In Lotus japonicus ecotype B-129 chromosome 5, LjGifu_v1.2, one genomic interval encodes:
- the LOC130719139 gene encoding uncharacterized protein LOC130719139 has translation MDINTSCYSRIDFARILVRTQMQEPIAVIKRVKINDLALTVRLIEELGGEVLKRCNCVQRENDGGMNSTSSESESSFGGLEGEDDWECNSMVPGSVGFESVWEKENYGVVSGEVSLDGEFQEVDGKEGEPAVPGFQSVRIDADLNTKGNSINAIEGLDKVIMEIDGKEDSEYTTAHNRESGKMGKSLTNEGSREMLPLGWCDNGLGDGAKRLSTEPERVDLSWEGIEQLGNGLSAESPLREDVGVRIAQEGNYEGQVKEVNLSHQYEPRMAETENHERPKQTKEMLSKEIEDDDRMGGDQVVNGGDMAVAVESGPVNPSEGCDGPNSKDGTVMNDMGREQGVEGGGMKKDKAIQERTLQEEGSTSGSEGEQSGKQVKKKSKTRKMRENIKKKVRSNQRKVSNNVHSLSNSI, from the coding sequence ATGGACATAAACACAAGTTGCTACTCAAGGATTGATTTTGCACGCATACTAGTGAGAACTCAGATGCAGGAACCAATAGCAGTAATCAAAAGGGTCAAAATCAATGATTTGGCGTTAACTGTCAGGCTCATTGAGGAACTTGGGGGGGAAGTACTGAAGCGATGCAACTGTGTTCAGAGAGAAAATGATGGGGGGATGAACTCAACTTCTTCTGAATCGGAAAGCAGTTTTGGTGGACTAGAAGGAGAGGATGACTGGGAGTGTAACTCGATGGTACCAGGAAGCGTGGGATTTGAATCGGTATGGGAAAAGGAAAATTATGGTGTTGTCTCCGGCGAAGTAAGCCTAGATGGTGAATTCCAGGAGGTGGACGGGAAGGAAGGTGAACCGGCGGTTCCCGGTTTCCAGTCAGTAAGAATAGACGCGGATCTCAACACAAAGGGTAATTCAATTAATGCTATTGAGGGGCTCGACAAAGTAATTATGGAAATTGATGGGAAGGAGGATTCAGAATATACAACGGCTCATAATAGAGAAAGTGGAAAGATGGGGAAAAGTTTGACTAATGAGGGGTCACGTGAGATGCTGCCATTGGGTTGGTGTGATAATGGGCTGGGTGATGGTGCTAAAAGGCTAAGCACTGAGCCCGAAAGGGTGGATCTAAGTTGGGAAGGAATTGAACAGCTTGGTAATGGGCTAAGTGCAGAAAGCCCATTAAGAGAGGATGTTGGTGTGCGAATTGCTCAAGAAGGGAACTATGAGGGCCAAGTAAAGGAGGTCAACTTGAGTCATCAATATGAACCCAGAATGGCAGAAACGGAAAATCATGAACGGCCAAAGCAAACCAAAGAAATGTTGAGTAAGGAAATTGAGGATGACGATAGAATGGGTGGCGACCAGGTTGTGAATGGGGGTGACATGGCTGTTGCGGTTGAGTCTGGGCCTGTGAACCCATCAGAAGGGTGCGATGGCCCAAACAGCAAAGATGGGACGGTGATGAATGACATGGGGCGGGAGCAAGGTGTAGAGGGAGGAGGAATGAAGAAGGATAAAGCTATACAAGAGAGAACACTTCAAGAGGAGGGTAGCACATCTGGGTCAGAGGGGGAGCAATCGGGTAAGCAAGTGAAAAAGAAGAGTAAAACCAGGAAAATgagggaaaatatcaagaagAAGGTCAGATCAAATCAAAGAAAGGTCAGTAATAATGTTCACAGCCTTAGTAATTCAATTTAA